A window from Pseudomonas sp. Tri1 encodes these proteins:
- a CDS encoding efflux transporter outer membrane subunit: MIRKTLRARLSLVLLAMSLAGCASYSGLKTEGVSLEAQSLKAGQSLNGVTLSPASWPKSDWWKSLGDPQLDGLIREALRDSPDMQIASARVHQASAAAYAANAARLPTLDASGGASRSRLSRDQDPQGQGGAYSTLRTLGVDFNYNFDLWGGQRAAWEAALGQARAAEIDRQAAQLTLAADVARAYSDLGQAHIIYDLAAEDLKRTRQMLDLGKRRLNAGIDSEYQFQQTESLEASADATRIDAEKRLQSAKIALAVLLGKGPDRGNEIARPNVLQASAVALPSNLPAELLGRRPDLVAARWRVEAASKDIEAGKTNFYPNLNLSAAAGVRSLLGDAMFGSASRFFNVAPTVSLPIFDGGRLRADLDARDADYDLAVAQYNKSLVKALGDVSDTINQLRDIARQIGAQQHATDIARNSYDTVVQRYGSGIGNYLDVLSIEQQLLQSQRQLANLNAEQIDLSIQLMQALGGGFQTETLASATPASTTPNN; this comes from the coding sequence ATGATTCGTAAAACCTTGCGTGCCCGCTTGAGCTTGGTGCTGTTGGCGATGAGCCTGGCCGGCTGTGCCAGCTACAGCGGTCTGAAGACCGAAGGGGTCAGCCTTGAAGCCCAGAGCCTCAAGGCCGGGCAATCCCTGAACGGGGTCACGTTGTCGCCAGCCTCGTGGCCGAAAAGCGACTGGTGGAAAAGCCTCGGCGACCCGCAGCTCGACGGTTTGATCCGCGAAGCCCTGCGCGACAGCCCAGACATGCAGATCGCCAGCGCCCGAGTGCATCAGGCCAGTGCCGCAGCCTATGCCGCCAATGCCGCGCGCCTGCCGACCCTGGATGCCAGTGGCGGCGCCAGCCGTTCGCGTCTGTCCCGTGACCAAGACCCGCAAGGGCAGGGCGGCGCCTACAGTACCTTGCGAACGCTGGGTGTGGATTTCAATTACAACTTTGACCTCTGGGGCGGCCAGCGCGCTGCCTGGGAAGCGGCCCTGGGCCAGGCCCGCGCCGCTGAAATCGATCGCCAGGCCGCACAACTGACCCTGGCCGCCGACGTGGCGCGGGCCTATAGCGACCTCGGCCAGGCCCACATTATTTATGACCTGGCCGCCGAGGACCTCAAGCGTACCCGGCAGATGCTCGACCTGGGCAAGCGCCGCCTCAACGCCGGGATCGACAGCGAATATCAGTTCCAGCAGACCGAAAGCCTGGAAGCCAGTGCCGACGCGACCCGCATAGACGCGGAGAAACGCCTGCAAAGCGCGAAAATCGCCTTGGCGGTGCTGCTGGGCAAAGGTCCGGATCGCGGCAATGAAATCGCCCGGCCCAACGTGCTGCAAGCCAGCGCGGTGGCCTTGCCGTCGAACCTGCCGGCCGAATTGCTGGGACGGCGTCCGGACTTGGTCGCGGCGCGCTGGCGGGTCGAGGCGGCAAGCAAGGACATCGAGGCCGGCAAGACCAACTTCTACCCCAACCTCAACCTGAGCGCGGCGGCGGGGGTACGGTCGCTGCTGGGCGATGCGATGTTCGGTTCGGCCAGCCGCTTCTTCAACGTGGCGCCGACGGTGTCGCTGCCGATCTTCGATGGCGGCCGCCTGCGGGCGGACCTGGATGCCCGGGACGCCGATTACGACCTGGCGGTGGCGCAATACAACAAGAGCCTGGTCAAGGCCCTTGGGGATGTCAGCGACACCATTAACCAATTGCGAGACATCGCGCGGCAGATCGGTGCCCAGCAACACGCCACCGATATTGCCCGCAACTCCTACGACACCGTGGTCCAGCGTTATGGCTCGGGCATCGGTAATTACCTGGACGTGCTGAGCATCGAGCAGCAACTGCTCCAGTCCCAGCGCCAACTGGCGAACCTGAATGCCGAACAGATCGATTTGTCGATCCAGCTGATGCAGGCCCTGGGCGGTGGTTTCCAGACCGAGACCCTGGCTTCGGCCACCCCGGCCTCCACCACGCCGAATAACTGA
- a CDS encoding translocation/assembly module TamB domain-containing protein, whose amino-acid sequence MSRGLKITLLALATLLVLIVLALSAMLGTQWGSRWTLGLIPGLSTENFQGRLGGQWSAEHVLWQQDSQRVELDGVILAWSPLCLMRMTLCIEQLKADKVSLQLPPSVDEPSSAPISLPDLELPVAIELGEVQVGSLLFNGSEQLKGLQLVAHWTAEGLQIDSVQLQRDELSLTLSGLLKPGGDWPLKAKGLLTLPAPGATPWALDLDIDGNLLKTLNLKALSSGYLQGQLIGELQPLADNLPAKVRITADGFKASADLPDTLMLNQLELTGEGDLKNGYQLLGKATLPAEKGPVALLLQGKVDANGAQIAGLDLDAGDQQSLKLTGQLDWREGLSAEAKIAWLDFPWHRLYPLIDEPQVTLRSFSGEVSYTDGQYLGNFQAALDGPAGAFNLGSPFSGDLTQIHLPQLELAAGQGKAAGHLDLQFAEGIAWDTALELSAINPAYWLGELPGTLAGPLRSKGSLKDDSLSLDADLDLKGKLRGQPALFQAKASGAGEQWNLSALDIRLGDNRINGTGSLQQKLTGQVDIKLARLAQLWPQLRGQVMGRIDVAGTLKAPQGKLGLQGSQLAFQDNRLQSLNLDATLDSAQRGKVDLKASGIRAGETSLGVLTVSGQGDIKQQKLTLDLQGPQLDTTLALDGALDQGNWRGRLASGEVQVGGQAWRLQAPAKLERLANGTLNVGAHCWRSGPASLCGEDQRLMPEPKLRYHLKQFPIESLAQWMPKDFAWQGQLNADLQLDLPASGPSGRILVDASGGTLRIRDKARDNEHWVDFPYQTLTLDSRLTPKRIDTHLNFVGAKLGELMLQAQINPLPASKPLTGSFRLTGLDLSVARPFVPMVETLTGHLNGSGTLSGGLLAPQVNGNLVLSDGEVSGPELPVSLEALQVRAMIAGETVRLNGDWKSGKSGQGSLSGNIGWGEALSMNLALKGSQLPVTVEPYAVLDVAPDLTITMQGERLSIAGKVLIPKGEITIRELPPSTVKVSDDTVIVGHQTEEGTTPIAMAMDIDVIVGQEKLAFSGFGLTANVQGQVHIGDNMDTRGELWLNDGRYRAYGQRLTVRRARLLFAGPIDQPYLDIEAIRQTDDVIAGIRLSGSAEQPTTQIFSEPAMSQEQALSYLVLGRPLSTTGEDNNMLAQAALGLGLMGSSGVTTSLANNLGIEDFQLDTQGSGDTTSVVASGNLSEKLSLRYGVGVFEPANTIALRYKLSKKVYLEAASGVASSLDIFYKRDF is encoded by the coding sequence GTGAGTCGTGGTTTGAAGATAACGCTGCTGGCGCTCGCTACGTTGCTGGTGCTGATAGTGCTGGCCTTGAGTGCCATGCTGGGCACTCAATGGGGCAGTCGCTGGACCCTCGGCTTGATACCGGGGTTGAGCACGGAGAATTTCCAGGGGCGACTGGGCGGCCAATGGAGTGCCGAGCATGTGTTGTGGCAACAAGACAGCCAGCGGGTAGAACTCGACGGGGTGATCCTCGCCTGGTCGCCGTTGTGCCTGATGCGCATGACGCTGTGCATCGAACAGCTCAAGGCTGACAAGGTCAGCCTGCAATTGCCGCCGTCAGTCGATGAGCCGAGCAGCGCGCCGATCAGCTTGCCGGACCTGGAGTTGCCGGTGGCCATCGAGTTGGGTGAGGTGCAGGTGGGTAGCCTGTTGTTCAATGGCAGCGAACAGCTCAAGGGCTTGCAACTGGTCGCCCACTGGACCGCCGAAGGCTTGCAGATCGACTCGGTGCAATTGCAGCGCGACGAACTGAGCCTGACGTTGTCCGGCTTGTTGAAACCAGGCGGCGACTGGCCGTTGAAGGCCAAAGGGCTGTTGACCTTGCCCGCGCCAGGTGCAACACCTTGGGCGCTGGACCTGGACATCGACGGCAACTTGCTCAAAACCCTAAACCTCAAGGCACTGAGCAGCGGTTACCTGCAAGGCCAACTCATCGGTGAGCTGCAACCGTTGGCGGACAACCTGCCGGCCAAGGTGCGCATCACCGCTGACGGCTTCAAGGCCAGTGCCGACCTGCCCGACACCCTGATGCTCAATCAGCTGGAACTGACCGGCGAAGGCGACCTGAAGAACGGCTATCAACTGCTCGGCAAGGCCACGCTGCCTGCCGAAAAGGGACCGGTAGCGTTGCTGCTGCAAGGCAAGGTGGATGCCAATGGTGCACAGATCGCCGGTCTGGACCTTGACGCCGGCGACCAGCAAAGCCTGAAACTCACCGGCCAGTTGGACTGGCGCGAAGGCCTTAGCGCCGAGGCGAAAATCGCCTGGCTGGATTTCCCCTGGCATCGCCTCTATCCGCTGATTGACGAGCCGCAGGTGACGTTGCGCAGTTTCAGTGGCGAAGTCTCGTACACCGATGGTCAATACCTGGGAAATTTCCAGGCTGCCTTGGACGGACCCGCCGGGGCCTTCAACCTGGGCAGCCCGTTCAGCGGCGACTTGACGCAAATCCATTTGCCGCAGCTTGAGCTCGCGGCCGGGCAGGGCAAGGCCGCAGGGCACCTGGACCTGCAATTTGCCGAGGGCATCGCCTGGGATACGGCGCTGGAGTTGTCGGCCATCAACCCGGCGTACTGGCTTGGTGAACTGCCCGGCACCCTGGCCGGGCCGTTGCGCAGCAAAGGGTCGCTGAAGGACGACAGTCTCAGCCTCGATGCCGACCTCGACCTCAAGGGCAAGCTGCGCGGGCAACCGGCGCTGTTCCAGGCCAAGGCCAGCGGCGCCGGCGAGCAGTGGAACCTCAGCGCCCTGGACATCCGCCTGGGGGATAACCGCATCAACGGCACCGGCAGCCTGCAACAGAAACTCACCGGCCAGGTCGACATCAAGCTCGCGCGCCTGGCCCAGCTCTGGCCGCAGTTGCGCGGCCAAGTCATGGGCCGTATCGATGTGGCCGGGACGTTGAAGGCTCCGCAAGGCAAGCTCGGCCTGCAAGGCTCGCAATTGGCGTTCCAGGACAATCGCCTGCAAAGCCTGAACCTGGACGCGACCCTCGACAGTGCGCAACGGGGAAAAGTCGATCTCAAGGCCAGCGGCATCCGCGCCGGCGAAACCTCTCTAGGTGTGCTCACGGTCAGCGGGCAGGGCGATATCAAGCAGCAAAAACTCACCTTGGACCTGCAAGGGCCGCAGCTCGACACCACTCTGGCGCTCGATGGCGCCCTCGACCAGGGCAACTGGCGCGGGCGTTTGGCCAGCGGCGAGGTGCAGGTCGGCGGTCAAGCCTGGCGCCTGCAAGCCCCGGCGAAGCTGGAGCGCCTGGCCAATGGCACGCTCAACGTGGGCGCTCACTGTTGGCGTTCCGGCCCGGCCAGCCTGTGTGGTGAAGACCAGCGCCTGATGCCGGAACCGAAGCTGCGTTATCACCTCAAGCAATTTCCCATCGAAAGCCTGGCCCAGTGGATGCCCAAGGATTTTGCCTGGCAGGGCCAGCTCAACGCTGACCTGCAATTGGACCTGCCGGCCAGCGGCCCGAGTGGGCGGATCCTGGTGGATGCCAGTGGCGGAACCTTACGGATTCGAGACAAGGCGCGCGACAACGAGCACTGGGTGGACTTCCCATACCAGACTTTGACGCTGGACAGTCGCCTGACCCCCAAGCGCATCGACACCCACCTGAATTTCGTCGGCGCTAAGCTCGGTGAGCTGATGCTCCAGGCACAGATCAATCCGCTGCCGGCCAGCAAGCCGCTGACTGGCTCGTTCCGCCTGACCGGCTTGGACCTGTCGGTGGCCCGGCCGTTTGTGCCGATGGTGGAAACCCTGACCGGCCATTTGAACGGCAGCGGGACGTTGTCCGGTGGTTTGCTCGCGCCCCAAGTCAACGGCAACCTGGTGCTCAGTGACGGCGAAGTGTCTGGCCCGGAATTGCCGGTCAGCCTCGAAGCCCTGCAGGTGCGGGCCATGATTGCCGGTGAAACGGTACGGCTCAACGGCGACTGGAAAAGTGGCAAGAGCGGGCAGGGCAGCCTGAGTGGCAACATCGGTTGGGGCGAGGCCCTGTCCATGAACCTGGCCCTCAAGGGTTCGCAACTGCCGGTCACCGTCGAGCCTTATGCAGTGCTGGACGTGGCGCCCGACCTCACTATCACGATGCAGGGCGAGCGGCTTTCCATCGCCGGCAAGGTCCTGATACCCAAAGGCGAGATCACCATCCGCGAATTGCCGCCCTCGACCGTCAAGGTGTCGGATGACACGGTGATCGTCGGCCACCAGACTGAAGAAGGCACGACGCCGATCGCCATGGCGATGGACATCGATGTGATCGTCGGCCAGGAAAAACTCGCCTTTTCAGGCTTCGGCCTGACGGCCAACGTGCAAGGGCAGGTACACATCGGCGACAACATGGACACCCGCGGTGAGCTCTGGCTCAACGACGGTCGCTACCGGGCCTACGGACAACGGCTGACGGTGCGTCGGGCGCGGCTGTTGTTCGCCGGGCCCATCGACCAGCCTTACCTGGACATCGAAGCGATCCGCCAGACCGACGACGTAATCGCCGGTATTCGCTTGAGCGGCAGCGCCGAGCAGCCGACCACGCAGATTTTCTCGGAGCCGGCCATGAGCCAGGAGCAGGCATTGTCTTACCTGGTGTTGGGCCGACCGCTGAGCACCACGGGCGAGGACAACAACATGCTCGCCCAGGCAGCGTTGGGCCTGGGGCTGATGGGCAGCTCGGGAGTGACCACCAGCCTGGCCAATAACCTGGGGATCGAGGACTTCCAGCTCGACACCCAGGGCAGCGGCGATACCACCAGCGTGGTGGCCAGCGGCAACCTCTCGGAAAAACTCAGCCTGCGCTACGGCGTCGGCGTGTTCGAACCGGCCAACACCATTGCCCTGCGCTACAAACTCAGCAAGAAGGTCTACCTCGAAGCTGCCAGCGGCGTCGCCAGTTCGTTGGATATTTTCTACAAGCGCGATTTCTAA
- a CDS encoding HlyD family efflux transporter periplasmic adaptor subunit, protein MATAETTQTENAQDSSNPRKRKVMLVTLTLIVILSGLGVWGWHELYGRWSESTDDAYVNGNVVEITPLVTGTVVSIGADDGDLVREGQVLVQFDPNDAQVGLQSAQANLARTVRQVRGLYSNVDGMRAQVNAQEAEVQKAQENYNRRKNLAAGGAISQEELSHARDDLTSAQNALANARQQLKTTSALVDDTVVSSHPDVQSAAAQVRQAYLANARSTLIAPVTGYVAKRTVQLGQRVQPGTALMAVIPLDQLWIDANFKETQLRDMRIGQPVDIEADLYGSDVKYSGTIDSLGAGTGSAFALLPAQNATGNWIKIVQRVPVRIHVNAQELAKHPLRVGLSTQVSVNLHDQSGPVLAQQPPQKASFSTQVYDRQLADADAMITRLIHENSAVASKTAQR, encoded by the coding sequence ATGGCCACTGCCGAAACGACTCAAACCGAAAATGCGCAGGACAGCAGCAACCCACGCAAGCGCAAGGTCATGTTGGTGACACTGACGCTGATCGTCATTCTCTCGGGCCTCGGCGTCTGGGGCTGGCATGAGCTGTATGGTCGCTGGAGCGAAAGCACCGACGATGCCTATGTGAACGGCAATGTGGTGGAAATCACGCCGCTGGTCACCGGTACTGTGGTGAGTATCGGCGCCGACGACGGTGACCTGGTACGTGAGGGCCAGGTGCTCGTGCAGTTCGATCCGAACGATGCCCAGGTCGGGTTGCAAAGTGCCCAGGCCAACCTGGCCCGTACCGTGCGCCAGGTGCGTGGCTTGTACAGCAACGTCGACGGCATGCGGGCGCAGGTCAACGCGCAAGAGGCCGAGGTACAGAAGGCCCAGGAAAACTACAACCGGCGTAAAAATCTCGCGGCCGGCGGGGCGATTTCCCAGGAAGAACTGTCCCACGCCCGCGACGACCTGACCTCGGCGCAGAACGCCCTGGCCAATGCCCGGCAACAGCTCAAGACCACCAGCGCCCTGGTGGATGACACGGTGGTGTCGTCCCATCCCGACGTGCAGTCCGCCGCCGCGCAAGTGCGCCAGGCCTACCTGGCCAACGCCCGCAGCACCTTGATCGCGCCGGTCACCGGTTATGTTGCCAAGCGCACCGTGCAACTGGGCCAACGGGTGCAACCGGGCACGGCGCTGATGGCGGTGATCCCGTTGGATCAGCTGTGGATCGACGCCAACTTCAAGGAAACCCAGTTGCGTGACATGCGCATCGGTCAGCCGGTGGACATCGAAGCTGATCTGTACGGCAGCGATGTGAAATACAGCGGCACCATCGACAGCCTCGGTGCCGGGACCGGCAGTGCGTTTGCCTTGCTGCCGGCGCAGAACGCCACTGGTAACTGGATCAAGATCGTCCAGCGGGTGCCGGTGCGCATTCATGTCAATGCCCAGGAACTGGCCAAGCATCCGCTGCGGGTTGGCCTGTCGACCCAGGTCAGCGTCAACCTGCACGACCAGAGCGGCCCGGTACTGGCCCAGCAGCCGCCGCAAAAAGCCTCGTTCAGCACCCAGGTCTACGACCGCCAACTGGCCGACGCTGACGCGATGATCACGCGGCTGATCCACGAAAACAGCGCGGTTGCCAGCAAGACTGCCCAGCGCTGA
- a CDS encoding DHA2 family efflux MFS transporter permease subunit, with amino-acid sequence MSNNASFTPPSLLLSTIGLSLATFMQVLDTTIANVALPTISGNLGVSSEQGTWVITSFAVSNAIALPLTGWLSRRFGEVKLFLWATMLFVLASFLCGISTSMPELIGFRVLQGLVAGPLYPMTQTLLIAVYPPARRGMALALLAMVTVVAPIAGPILGGWITDSYSWPWIFFINVPIGVFAVMVVRQQLKARPVVTSYQPMDYVGLISLIIGVGALQVILDKGNDLDWFESNFIIIGAVISLIALAVFVIWEMTDRHPVVNLRLFAYRNFRIGTIVLVGGYAGFFGINLILPQWLQTQMGYTATWAGLAVAPIGILPVLMSPFVGKYAHRFDLRLLAGLAFLAIGLSCFMRAGFTNEVDFQHIALVQLFMGIGVALFFMPTLSILMSDLPPHQIADGAGLATFLRTLGGSFAASLTTWIWIRRADQHHAYLSESISTFEPATREALNQLGGASTPAYARLDQVLTSQAYMLSTVDYFTLLGWAFMGLIVLVWLAKPPFAAKAGPASAGH; translated from the coding sequence ATGAGCAATAACGCGTCTTTCACGCCGCCCAGCCTGTTGCTCAGCACCATCGGGCTGTCGCTGGCGACGTTCATGCAAGTGCTCGACACCACCATTGCCAACGTCGCCTTGCCGACGATTTCCGGCAACCTGGGCGTGAGTTCGGAGCAGGGCACCTGGGTCATTACCTCGTTCGCGGTGAGCAACGCCATCGCGCTGCCGCTGACCGGCTGGCTCAGCCGTCGGTTTGGCGAGGTGAAGCTGTTTTTGTGGGCGACGATGCTGTTCGTGCTCGCCTCGTTCCTGTGCGGCATTTCCACCTCGATGCCGGAGCTGATTGGTTTTCGCGTGCTCCAGGGGTTGGTGGCCGGGCCGTTGTACCCGATGACCCAGACCTTGCTGATTGCCGTGTACCCACCGGCCAGGCGCGGCATGGCCCTGGCGTTGCTGGCGATGGTCACGGTGGTAGCGCCAATTGCCGGGCCCATCCTCGGTGGCTGGATCACCGACAGCTACAGCTGGCCGTGGATCTTCTTCATCAATGTGCCCATCGGGGTCTTTGCGGTGATGGTGGTGCGTCAGCAGCTCAAGGCGCGGCCGGTCGTCACCAGCTACCAACCGATGGATTACGTCGGCTTGATCAGCCTGATCATCGGGGTCGGTGCGCTCCAGGTGATCCTCGACAAGGGCAACGACCTGGACTGGTTCGAGTCGAACTTCATCATCATTGGCGCGGTGATTTCGCTGATTGCCCTGGCGGTGTTCGTGATCTGGGAAATGACCGACCGTCATCCGGTGGTCAATCTGCGGCTGTTCGCCTACCGCAACTTCCGCATCGGCACCATCGTCCTGGTGGGGGGGTATGCCGGCTTCTTCGGCATCAACCTGATCCTGCCGCAATGGTTGCAGACCCAGATGGGTTACACAGCCACCTGGGCCGGGTTGGCGGTGGCGCCCATCGGCATCCTGCCGGTGTTGATGTCGCCCTTTGTCGGCAAGTACGCCCACCGGTTCGACCTGCGTCTGTTGGCCGGCTTGGCGTTTCTGGCCATCGGTCTGAGCTGCTTCATGCGCGCCGGGTTCACCAACGAGGTGGATTTCCAGCACATCGCCTTGGTGCAATTGTTCATGGGCATCGGCGTGGCGCTGTTTTTCATGCCGACCCTGAGCATCCTGATGTCGGACCTGCCGCCGCACCAGATTGCCGACGGCGCCGGGCTGGCGACGTTCCTGCGGACCCTGGGCGGCAGCTTCGCCGCATCCCTGACCACCTGGATCTGGATCCGCCGCGCCGATCAGCACCATGCCTACCTGAGCGAAAGCATCAGCACCTTCGAACCGGCCACCCGCGAGGCGCTCAACCAGCTCGGCGGCGCGAGCACACCGGCCTATGCCCGGCTTGACCAGGTCCTCACCAGCCAGGCGTACATGCTCTCCACCGTGGATTACTTCACGCTGCTGGGCTGGGCGTTCATGGGTTTGATTGTGCTGGTGTGGCTGGCGAAGCCGCCGTTTGCGGCGAAGGCGGGGCCTGCGTCGGCGGGGCACTGA
- the lpxH gene encoding UDP-2,3-diacylglucosamine diphosphatase, with product MILLISDLHLEEERPDITRAFLDLLATRARSAQALYILGDFFEAWIGDDAMTPFQRSICQALRELSDSGTAIFLMHGNRDFMLGQAFCKAAGCTLLKDPSVVQFNGEPVLLMHGDSLCTRDEGYMKLRRWLRNPLTLFILRHLPLASRRKLARKLRSESRTQTRMKANDIVDVTPEEIPRIMQQYGVKTLIHGHTHRPAIHKLQLGEHAARRIVLGDWDKQGWALQVDEQGFALAPFGFGNAQLALPSH from the coding sequence GTGATACTGCTGATTTCAGATTTGCATCTGGAAGAGGAGCGCCCGGACATTACCCGGGCGTTTCTGGATTTACTCGCCACACGCGCCCGCTCGGCGCAAGCGTTGTACATCCTGGGCGATTTTTTCGAAGCCTGGATTGGCGACGATGCCATGACGCCGTTCCAGCGTTCCATCTGCCAGGCCCTGCGCGAATTGAGCGACAGCGGCACGGCCATTTTCCTGATGCACGGCAATCGCGACTTCATGCTGGGGCAGGCCTTCTGCAAAGCGGCCGGCTGCACCCTGCTCAAGGACCCGAGTGTCGTGCAGTTCAACGGCGAGCCGGTGCTGCTGATGCACGGCGACAGCCTCTGCACCCGCGACGAAGGCTACATGAAACTGCGGCGCTGGCTGCGCAACCCGCTCACGCTGTTCATCCTGCGCCACCTGCCGCTGGCCAGCCGCCGCAAACTGGCGCGCAAACTGCGCAGCGAAAGCCGCACGCAGACGCGGATGAAAGCCAATGACATCGTCGACGTCACGCCCGAAGAGATCCCGCGGATCATGCAGCAATACGGCGTGAAGACCCTGATCCACGGCCACACCCATCGCCCCGCCATCCACAAGCTGCAACTGGGCGAACACGCCGCCCGGCGCATCGTGCTGGGGGATTGGGACAAGCAAGGCTGGGCGCTGCAGGTGGATGAGCAAGGGTTTGCGTTGGCGCCGTTTGGTTTTGGCAATGCGCAGTTGGCGTTGCCAAGCCATTAA
- a CDS encoding MarR family transcriptional regulator — protein MKHFTPDEFHNCQLGMLLGRAALLKDRIIDTHMEPVGITAAQFKVLIIMAQHGIDTPAELCRYLSLDSGSMTRMLDRLEQKGFLVRQRSAEDRRQVRLVLTEAGQALADRLPYIGADAMNQLASAISREELQALEQILKKILLAAGDPITVLRMGDK, from the coding sequence ATGAAGCATTTCACCCCAGACGAATTCCACAATTGCCAGCTCGGCATGCTGCTCGGCCGCGCCGCGCTGCTCAAGGACCGGATCATCGATACCCACATGGAGCCGGTCGGGATCACCGCCGCGCAGTTCAAGGTGTTGATCATCATGGCCCAGCACGGCATCGACACGCCGGCCGAGCTGTGCCGGTACCTGTCCCTGGACAGCGGCTCAATGACGCGGATGCTCGATCGCCTGGAGCAGAAAGGTTTCCTGGTTCGCCAACGTTCGGCCGAAGACCGCCGGCAAGTGCGACTGGTGCTGACCGAAGCGGGCCAGGCCCTCGCCGATCGCCTGCCGTACATCGGTGCCGACGCCATGAACCAGTTGGCCAGCGCCATCAGCCGCGAGGAGCTGCAAGCCCTCGAACAGATCCTCAAGAAAATTCTGCTCGCCGCCGGTGATCCCATCACAGTGCTGCGAATGGGGGACAAATGA
- a CDS encoding autotransporter assembly complex family protein — protein MNFPGRMTSGALLLSLSCAALAQSELDVRVKPSNDELKANVEGYIGGVGDRDEEALLRFSRGAEEQARKAAQALGYYQPQIDSEVKGGKVPRLVLTIDPGEPVHLRNVSVRIDGPAASLKAFRVPDNAALKPGAVLNHGRYEDAKRQILNQASRYGFFSGRFVSQTLRVDPQAGVADIELIYDSGPRYTLGPVHFEGDTPIDEELLQRMVPFKAGAAYDSELIAELNQALQSSGYFEGVRVDAAPTAATDNVIPVAVKLDTRKPRTMGLGLGFSTDVGPRAKANWTRHWVNAQGHSYGWETEVSAPRQNVGLWYDVPLDPPLTDKLRYAGGYQYEELADTDSLSKLLTVGLEWHSKLPSGWQRVVSLKWQREEYRLGDDSGLSTLLMPGVSYSYLRSDNRIDPHNGYRLQFDTKLAKEGLGSDNNLLYGTAMVKGLTTVFDKHRLLARAQVGGSATNGYRSIPPSLRFFAGGDQSVRGYDYQSLSPENSEGDRIGGRYMVAGSLEYQYSIAEKWRLATFVDQGNSFNSLELPSLKTGVGVGVRWVSPVGPIRLDLAHALDDEGGIRLHFSMGPEL, from the coding sequence ATGAATTTCCCAGGACGAATGACCAGTGGCGCGCTCTTGCTGTCCCTCAGCTGTGCGGCGCTGGCACAAAGTGAATTGGATGTACGGGTCAAGCCGTCCAACGACGAACTCAAGGCCAACGTAGAAGGTTACATCGGCGGTGTAGGTGACCGTGACGAAGAAGCCTTGCTGCGCTTCAGTCGCGGTGCCGAGGAACAGGCGCGCAAGGCCGCCCAGGCCTTGGGTTATTACCAGCCGCAGATCGACAGCGAGGTCAAGGGCGGCAAGGTGCCGCGCCTGGTGCTGACCATCGACCCCGGCGAGCCTGTGCACTTGCGTAATGTCTCCGTGCGCATCGACGGCCCGGCGGCCTCGCTCAAAGCCTTTCGCGTCCCCGACAACGCGGCCCTCAAGCCGGGCGCGGTGCTCAACCACGGCCGTTACGAGGACGCCAAGCGGCAGATCCTGAATCAGGCTTCGCGTTATGGCTTTTTCAGCGGGCGTTTTGTCAGCCAGACATTGCGCGTGGACCCCCAGGCGGGTGTCGCCGACATCGAGTTGATCTACGACAGCGGCCCGCGCTACACCCTGGGGCCCGTGCACTTCGAAGGCGACACTCCGATAGACGAAGAGCTGTTGCAGCGCATGGTGCCGTTCAAGGCGGGCGCCGCGTACGACTCCGAACTGATTGCCGAGCTCAACCAGGCCCTGCAATCGAGTGGTTATTTCGAGGGCGTCCGGGTAGATGCGGCGCCCACTGCGGCCACCGATAACGTGATTCCGGTGGCGGTCAAGCTCGACACCCGCAAGCCGCGCACCATGGGCCTGGGCCTGGGGTTTTCCACCGACGTCGGCCCACGGGCCAAGGCCAATTGGACTCGCCATTGGGTCAATGCCCAGGGCCACAGTTATGGCTGGGAGACGGAAGTGTCGGCGCCGCGGCAGAACGTCGGCCTGTGGTACGACGTGCCACTGGACCCGCCGCTGACCGACAAGCTGCGCTACGCCGGCGGTTATCAATATGAAGAGCTGGCCGACACCGACAGTCTCAGCAAACTGCTGACCGTGGGCCTTGAATGGCACAGCAAGTTGCCCAGCGGTTGGCAACGGGTGGTGTCGCTCAAGTGGCAGCGGGAGGAGTATCGCCTCGGCGACGATTCGGGCTTGAGTACCTTGCTGATGCCCGGCGTCAGCTATTCCTACCTGCGCAGTGACAACCGCATTGACCCGCACAACGGCTATCGCCTGCAATTCGACACCAAGCTCGCCAAGGAAGGGCTTGGCTCGGACAACAACCTTTTATATGGCACGGCCATGGTCAAGGGCCTGACCACGGTGTTCGACAAACATCGCCTGCTGGCCCGGGCCCAGGTCGGTGGCAGCGCCACCAATGGCTATAGATCGATCCCGCCGTCCCTGCGCTTTTTTGCCGGGGGCGACCAGAGTGTGCGCGGTTACGACTACCAGAGCCTGTCGCCGGAAAACTCCGAGGGCGATCGCATCGGCGGTCGCTACATGGTCGCCGGCAGCCTCGAATATCAATATTCAATCGCCGAGAAATGGCGGCTGGCGACCTTCGTCGACCAGGGCAACTCCTTTAACAGCCTTGAACTGCCGAGCCTCAAGACCGGCGTGGGCGTCGGCGTGCGCTGGGTGTCGCCGGTGGGCCCGATCCGCCTCGACCTGGCCCATGCGCTGGACGACGAGGGCGGTATTCGTTTGCACTTTTCCATGGGGCCCGAGCTGTGA